A single genomic interval of Heliangelus exortis chromosome 20, bHelExo1.hap1, whole genome shotgun sequence harbors:
- the ARHGAP44 gene encoding LOW QUALITY PROTEIN: rho GTPase-activating protein 44 (The sequence of the model RefSeq protein was modified relative to this genomic sequence to represent the inferred CDS: deleted 3 bases in 3 codons) yields the protein MKKQFNRMRQLANQTVGRAEKTEVLSEDLLQVEKRLELVKQVSHSTHKKLTACLQGQQGVEPDKRSKKLPLTTLAQCLVEGSAVLGEDSLLGKMLRLCGEAEDRLAQELIHFELQVERDVIEPLFLLAEVEIPNIQKQRKHLAKLVLDMDSSRTRWQQSVKSSGLASNLQPSGAKADALREEMEEAANRVEICRDQLSADMYNFVAKEVDYANYFQTLIEVQAEYHRKSLALLQNVLPQIKAQQGKPWMEKPSFGKPLEEHLAVSGREIAFPVEACVTMLLECGMQEEGLFRVAPSASKLKKLKAALDCCVVDVQEYSADPHAIAGALKSYLRELPEPLMTFELYEEWIQASNIPEQEKRLHALWNACEKLPKANYNNIRYLIKFLAKLTEYQDMNKMTPSNVAIVLGPNLLWPQADGNMTEMMTTVSLQIVGIIEPLIQHADWFFPGDIEFNVTGNYGSPMHTNHNANYSSMPSPDMDHADRRHQDQARRPLSVATDNMMLEFYKKDGLRKIQSMGVRVMDTSWVARRGTSAGRKTSSTLPAAQPPLPPTELPATPHSPIPEHSPDVISAAPSPPPTTFGFPPPAERTRGVLASAWPYGGSASPRPEEERVPLSPFSWACPPPWAQPPWPGCSRSLPLPPFSSFSLHTPCPAAQLCPPRRPLSPWDPPGVSPRPAPLPLPRGSRPPAGPGPASTLKPKEPPPQPRGSPGPPSAPLSPAEQSPHSLRKGAKKLAPIPPRAAPGEPGGGQPSPASLSPTPPSTPSPYGPPPGPCPPPAQLSPPPPPPPPPPPATAAPKSRPTPKPRPRPTLPPPPQPPPASPGPLSTPEPPRVDAAGPGDGARTGLLRFEVPSLHVPPDATLCRDPPEAPQRLSGPEEEEESESTAL from the exons ATGAAGAAGCAATTCAACCGCATGCGCCAGCTCGCCAACCAGACCGTGGGCAG AGCTGAGAAGACAGAGGTTTTGAGTGAAGATCTCCTGCAG GTGGAGAAGCGCCTGGAGCTGGTGAAGCAGGtgtcccacagcacccacaAGAAGCTGACAGCATGTCTGCAGGGCCAGCAGGGTGTGGAGCCTGACAAACGCTCG aagAAGCTCCCACTGACTACGCTGGCGCAGTGCTTGGTGGAGGGGTCAGCAGTGCTGGGCGAGGACTCCCTGCTGGG gaaGATGCTGCGGCTGTGTGGGGAGGCAGAGGACAGGCTGGCTCAGGAGCTCATCCATTTCGAGCTGCAGGTGGAGAGGGATGTCATTGAGCCCCTCTTCCTGCTGGCTGAG GTGGAAATCCCAAATATCCAGAAACAGAGGAAGCACTTGGCGAAGCTCGTGCTGGACATGGACTCCTCCAGGACACG GTGGCAGCAGTCGGTGAAGTCCTCGGGGTTGGCCAGCAACCTGCAGCCCTCTGGTGCCAAAGCCGACGCTCtcagggaggagatggaggaggcaGCCAACAGAGTGGAGATTTGCAGG gacCAGCTCTCAGCTGACATGTACAATTTTGTGGCCAAAGAAGTAGACTATGCAAACTATTTTCAAACC CTGATCGAGGTGCAGGCAGAGTACCACAGGAAATCCTTGGCACTCCTGCAGAACGTCCTGCCCCAGATCAAAGCCCAGCAGGGTAA GCCCTGGATGGAGAAGCCTTCCTTT GGAAAGCCCCTGGAGGAGCACCTGGCTGTCAGCGGGAGG GAGATCGCCTTCCCCGTGGAGGCTTGTGTCACC ATGCTGCTGGAGTGTGGcatgcaggaggag GGTCTCTTCCGAGTGGCTCCATCGGCCTCCaagctgaagaagctgaaggcTGCCCTGGATTGCTGCGTGGTGGACGTGCAGGAGTACTCAGCTGACCCCCACGCCATCGCAG GAGCCCTCAAGTCCTACCTGCGAGAGCTGCCAGAGCCCCTCATGACGTTTGAGTTGTATGAGGAGTGGATCCAGGCCTCCAA catcccagagcAGGAGAAGAGGCTCCATGCCCTGTGGAACGCCTGCGAGAAGCTGCCCAAAGCCAACTACAACAACATCAG GTACCTGATCAAATTCCTGGCCAAGCTGACTGAGTACCAGGACATGAACAAAATGACACCGAGCAACGTGGCCATCGTGCTGGGGCCCAACCTCCTCTGGCCGCAGGCGGATGG GAACATGACGGAGATGATGACGACGGTGTCGCTGCAGATCGTGGGCATCATTGAGCCACTCATCCAACACGCTGACTGGTTCTTCCCTGGAG ACATTGAGTTCAACGTGACAGGCAACTATGGCAGCCCCATGCACACCAACCACAATGCCAACTACAGCTCCATGCCCTCCCCGGACATGGACCACGCCGACCGCCGCCACCAGGACCAGGCCCGGCGTCCCCTCAGCGTGGCCACTGACAACATGATGCTGGAGTTCTACAAGAAGGATGG CCTTAGGAAAATCCAAAG CATGGGCGTCAGGGTGATGGACACCTCGTGGGTGGCTCGGCGGGGCACCTCGGCGGGGCGCAAGACGTCCTCTACCCTGCCAGCTgcccagccccccctgccccccaccgAGCTCCCCGCAACCCCCCACTCACCCATCCCCGAGCACTCTCCGGACGTCATTTCAGCcgccccttccccacctcccaccaCCTTCGGCTTCCCCCCGCCAGCCGAGAGGACAAG GGGTGTCCTGGCGTCTGCTTGGCCCTATGGCGGCTCCGCCTCCCCCCGCCCCGAGGAGGAGCGGGTCCCCTTGTCCCCCTTTTCCTGGGCATGTCCCCCCCCCTGGGCTCAGCCCCCCTGGCCGGGCTGCAGCCGGAGCCTTCCTCTCCCacccttctcctctttctcactgcacaccccctgccctgcagcccagctctgcccccccCGACGCCCCCTTtccccctgggacccccccggGGTCTCCCCCCGCCCCGCACCCCTCCCGCTCCCCCGGGGcagccgcccgcccgccggACCCGGCCCGGCCAG caCTTTAAAGCCCAAGGAGCCGCCCCCCCAGCCCCGAGGCAGCCCCGGGCCACCCTCCGCCCCCCTTTCTCCCGCCGAGCAGAGCCCGCACTCCCTGCGCAAAG GGGCCAAGAAGCTGGCGCCCATCCCGCCCCGAGCGGCCCCgggggagccgggggggggtcAGCCCTCCCCCGCCAGCCTCTCGcccaccccccccagcactCCCTCTCCCTATGGCCCCCCCCCGGGGCCCTGCCCGCCCCCCGCCCAGCTCTCccctcctccgcctcctcctcctcctcctccccccgccACTGCCGCCCCCAAATCCCGTCCCACCCCGAAGCCGCGGCCGCGCCCCACGCTGCCCCCCCCGCCCCAGCCCCCCCCGGCCTCCCCCGGGCCCCTCTCGACCCCGGAGCCCCCCCGAGTGGACGCTGCCGGCCCTGGGGACGGTGCCAGGACAG gtCTGCTCCGGTTTGAGGTCCCCTCCCTCCATGTCCCCCCCGATGCCACCCTGTGCCGGGACCCTCCAGAGGCACCGCAGAGACTCTCGGggcctgaggaggaggaggaatcaGAGAGCACAGCCCTATGa